The Ferrimicrobium sp. genome contains a region encoding:
- a CDS encoding long-chain fatty acid--CoA ligase: MESTMQQGALTVAGILRYGSQAFPDAEVITYDGTDGVRACFSEVAERAARLAGALAGIGISPSDRVGTFCFNHQQHLEAYLGIPAMGAVIHTLNLRLAPDQLGYVIDDAGDRAIIADGMMLPQLAQVLEACPSVATVIVVGATADAAIKEQIAKRCKVLDYEEFLRDAAPVVEWPDVVETDAAMICYSSGTTGNPKGVVYSHRSTYLHAISALPLYSQRSWNILESKGDVALIVVPMFHAAAWGAPYACWFTGSTMIMPGRFLQAEPLAAMIERFHPTLSSGVPTIWNDLLNYLESHPTDVSSLRMLTSGGSATPRSLIETYLEHYNIPVVSGWGMTETSPVCTLAIPPSGTPRERLVDYLATAGKVVPGVELRIVDDQQQVQPWDGKALGEIEVRGPWITAGYLGGRGGENFDDGWLRTGDIATVDREGYVRIVDRTKDVIKSGGEWISSIELENAIMAHPKVAEAAVIAVPDDRWFERPLAFVVVKPGEDLEVGELRDFLATRIVKWWLPERFSFVEAIPRTSVGKFHKKVLREGYQAGNYAIHEVKRTQSEE; encoded by the coding sequence ATGGAATCGACGATGCAACAGGGTGCACTGACAGTGGCAGGCATACTTCGTTATGGGTCGCAAGCTTTTCCGGATGCAGAGGTGATCACCTACGATGGTACCGATGGCGTTCGCGCTTGTTTTTCGGAGGTTGCGGAGCGGGCTGCACGACTCGCCGGTGCTTTAGCTGGGATCGGGATCAGTCCTTCAGACAGAGTAGGGACTTTCTGTTTTAATCATCAACAACACCTCGAGGCGTACCTCGGTATCCCCGCCATGGGGGCAGTGATCCATACGCTGAACCTCAGGCTCGCACCCGATCAACTCGGATATGTCATCGATGATGCGGGTGATCGTGCCATCATCGCCGATGGAATGATGTTGCCACAGTTGGCACAGGTGCTCGAGGCCTGCCCGAGCGTTGCAACGGTCATTGTGGTGGGTGCGACCGCCGATGCTGCCATCAAGGAGCAGATAGCCAAACGGTGTAAGGTGCTCGATTACGAAGAGTTTCTGCGCGATGCGGCTCCGGTGGTAGAGTGGCCCGACGTCGTAGAGACCGATGCCGCGATGATCTGTTATAGCTCAGGGACCACCGGCAATCCAAAGGGCGTGGTGTATTCGCATCGTTCCACGTACCTGCACGCCATCAGTGCGTTACCTCTCTATAGCCAGCGGAGCTGGAATATCCTGGAGTCGAAGGGTGATGTAGCGCTCATCGTGGTACCGATGTTTCACGCCGCAGCGTGGGGGGCGCCCTATGCCTGCTGGTTCACCGGTTCGACCATGATTATGCCTGGACGTTTCCTACAGGCAGAACCGCTCGCGGCAATGATCGAACGCTTCCATCCGACGCTCTCCTCAGGGGTGCCGACGATCTGGAATGATCTGTTGAACTATCTTGAATCACATCCTACCGATGTCTCGAGTTTGCGGATGTTGACCTCCGGAGGATCGGCAACGCCTCGATCGCTGATCGAAACCTACCTCGAGCACTACAACATTCCTGTGGTTTCAGGGTGGGGCATGACGGAGACTTCACCGGTCTGTACCCTGGCCATTCCGCCCTCAGGCACTCCTCGTGAGCGCCTTGTTGACTACCTTGCGACAGCGGGGAAGGTCGTTCCTGGTGTCGAGTTGCGTATTGTGGACGATCAGCAGCAGGTCCAACCCTGGGATGGCAAGGCGCTCGGGGAGATTGAGGTGCGCGGTCCGTGGATTACCGCAGGGTACTTGGGGGGTCGAGGAGGTGAGAACTTCGACGACGGGTGGCTTCGAACCGGAGATATCGCCACAGTCGACAGGGAGGGCTATGTGAGGATTGTTGATCGCACCAAGGATGTGATCAAGTCCGGTGGAGAGTGGATCTCGTCCATTGAACTCGAGAATGCCATTATGGCCCACCCGAAGGTGGCAGAGGCTGCCGTGATCGCCGTCCCCGACGATCGCTGGTTTGAGCGCCCGCTCGCTTTCGTGGTGGTAAAACCGGGAGAGGATCTCGAGGTCGGAGAGCTCCGCGATTTTCTCGCTACCCGAATCGTCAAGTGGTGGTTGCCAGAGCGGTTTTCCTTTGTCGAGGCTATTCCGCGCACGTCGGTGGGTAAGTTCCACAAGAAGGTGTTGCGAGAGGGATACCAAGCAGGCAACTATGCGATCCATGAGGTGAAACGAACCCAAAGTGAGGAGTAG
- a CDS encoding acetoacetate--CoA ligase, with product MTEVGDILWEPKDGGLSGPLGAYLRAEGHGLGVTSTAYDELYEASITKIGPFWRSIARFCRLAGDLGERELVGSLPDAVFFPDGFVNYAQEAYLRFQDPACIIRADESGMLERVEAHEFWRAVAQLAASLRTAGVEVGDRVAGYLPNIYEAVVGLFATASIGAVWSCTSPDFGVGAVVDRFRQIEPKVVLAVTEYRYGGRLIDRSTTLRAILDELPSVGTVIVAGSSTGMTSGPWRVVSFDEAIEGQQPLTFARVPFNHPLWVLYSSGTTGVPKAIIHSHGGIVLEHKKVLEIQNGITDGSTFFWFSSTGWMMWNFLMGGLLVGASIVLYDGSPGYPDLGQLWRLIDRAGIDFFGVSAPFLRSSQVGEVDPRLLIRGTSLRAIGSTGAPLTIDGFDWVYEHVPGSVQLISASGGTDVCTAFLGSSPMHPTRAGLIAARALGVAVAAFGESGTPVVGQMGELVITKPMPSMPIGFWNDEDRSRYHDAYFAQFPGVWRHGDWVTFYPDGSSIIYGRSDSTLNRGGVRMGTAEFYRVVEAIQGVRESLVIDTSALDRTGELILFLVLTPKATEDDVRQRVRTALREQLSPRHVPDRIFIVSDIPKTLNGKKLEVPIRRLFLGAKLAEVASSDSVANPQVLGEFEALARLASS from the coding sequence ATGACCGAGGTGGGCGACATCCTTTGGGAGCCTAAGGATGGAGGCCTGTCAGGCCCCCTTGGTGCGTATTTACGGGCAGAGGGGCACGGATTAGGGGTCACTTCGACGGCCTATGACGAACTCTATGAGGCAAGCATCACCAAAATTGGGCCGTTCTGGCGTTCGATCGCACGTTTTTGTCGTCTCGCCGGTGATCTGGGCGAGCGCGAGCTGGTAGGAAGTCTTCCCGATGCCGTCTTCTTTCCAGACGGCTTTGTCAACTATGCGCAAGAGGCCTATCTCCGCTTTCAGGATCCAGCGTGCATCATTAGAGCCGACGAGTCGGGAATGCTCGAACGGGTCGAGGCACACGAATTCTGGCGAGCGGTCGCGCAGTTGGCGGCGTCGCTCCGAACGGCCGGTGTGGAGGTGGGGGATCGGGTGGCGGGTTATCTCCCCAATATCTACGAGGCAGTGGTGGGACTCTTTGCGACCGCGAGTATCGGTGCTGTTTGGTCCTGTACGTCGCCTGACTTTGGCGTCGGTGCGGTCGTTGATCGTTTTCGTCAGATTGAGCCAAAGGTTGTCTTGGCAGTGACTGAGTATCGTTACGGCGGTCGTCTCATCGATCGCAGCACCACGCTACGGGCGATCCTTGATGAGCTGCCGAGCGTCGGTACCGTTATCGTGGCTGGATCCTCGACTGGCATGACGTCGGGGCCGTGGAGAGTGGTCTCCTTTGATGAGGCGATCGAGGGCCAGCAGCCGCTTACCTTTGCGCGAGTTCCTTTCAACCACCCGTTATGGGTTCTTTACTCGTCGGGAACGACGGGTGTCCCGAAGGCAATCATTCACTCGCATGGTGGGATCGTCCTCGAGCACAAGAAGGTCCTTGAGATCCAGAACGGAATCACTGACGGTAGCACCTTCTTTTGGTTCTCCTCCACGGGTTGGATGATGTGGAATTTCTTGATGGGTGGTCTCTTGGTCGGTGCATCCATCGTGCTCTACGATGGTTCCCCAGGTTACCCCGATCTCGGTCAGCTTTGGCGCCTGATTGATCGGGCAGGTATCGATTTCTTCGGTGTCTCGGCTCCCTTTCTTCGCAGCTCACAGGTTGGCGAGGTAGACCCACGGTTGCTCATTCGTGGTACGTCGTTACGAGCTATTGGTTCGACCGGGGCACCACTTACTATTGATGGATTTGATTGGGTGTATGAACATGTTCCAGGTTCAGTCCAGCTCATCTCGGCCTCTGGTGGCACCGACGTCTGTACTGCCTTTCTCGGCAGTTCTCCGATGCATCCGACGAGAGCAGGCTTGATCGCGGCCCGAGCGCTCGGCGTAGCCGTCGCTGCCTTTGGGGAGTCAGGGACACCGGTGGTGGGACAGATGGGCGAACTGGTGATCACGAAGCCCATGCCCTCGATGCCGATCGGGTTCTGGAACGATGAGGATCGGAGTCGCTATCATGATGCGTATTTTGCGCAATTTCCGGGTGTCTGGAGGCATGGCGACTGGGTTACGTTCTACCCAGATGGTTCCAGCATCATCTACGGTCGCTCCGATTCAACACTGAATCGTGGTGGTGTTCGTATGGGCACCGCCGAGTTCTACCGGGTGGTGGAGGCGATACAAGGGGTGCGTGAATCCCTGGTCATCGATACGTCGGCTCTCGATCGAACTGGTGAACTCATACTCTTTCTTGTGCTTACTCCGAAGGCCACCGAAGATGATGTACGCCAGAGAGTTCGTACTGCCCTGCGAGAACAGCTTTCACCCCGGCATGTCCCCGATCGTATCTTTATCGTCTCGGATATCCCGAAGACCCTGAATGGGAAGAAGTTAGAGGTCCCGATACGGCGGCTCTTTCTTGGAGCGAAGCTCGCAGAGGTCGCTTCAAGTGATTCCGTGGCCAATCCACAGGTTCTTGGTGAGTTCGAAGCGCTTGCCCGATTAGCAAGTTCATGA
- a CDS encoding GGDEF domain-containing phosphodiesterase, whose translation MYHSYPTEPWLGDPATVEEILSEILSNLDDPERLLTSDVLAPLLLALTPTLMDPSASRKSAELTAITLQRLGYPPSTTLTLIDALAGTITRDRPDLNPDMVTQQRQRLQARAMDTLDRRHRAELRSALALSHHDALTGLINRRGFIDALTASLLRAERSHTQVALALLDVYALTSTDKSIESDPRDHDRLLVQLAKRLGSVTRSTDTVARLGDTTFALLVEAAHDREEVLAIITRELGTIGSLRPVVEDEDPPAWYAGLAISWRENADPMLLLSIAEGALSQALVTGTEPGLHLVTMPTDHTQHEPSTTAGLRSTISVAGDNLEVRYQPIVDLGTGRITQYEALVRLRVASGLVGPEDFIDTLVREERRRLFEVVLTQVAEDIEKHGVETPVAINIEPDLISDENYARTIIAIWRQRGLLPHQLRIEITENQDLVSLAYAPLALLKSAGHHIALDDFGTGYASLSRIMSFPFDEIKLDRAFSEPIDLLNVGLPLMTVAIDLSHLMEVELVIEGIEDPRMLPVLHALGAQLGQGYALSRPLPITAVLALPNPLPIAAMQSYPAVVAAVQGFRWERAILALAASGHEGPLAEKACQVASNLGDPDLIALHQAQHELAQQVLGANDSAMVKEFCRLGIELRRRISTRLAVD comes from the coding sequence ATGTATCATTCCTATCCAACTGAGCCGTGGTTGGGTGATCCAGCAACTGTTGAGGAGATTCTCTCGGAGATACTCAGCAATCTCGACGATCCGGAGCGGTTGCTCACCTCCGATGTGTTGGCACCGTTGCTGCTCGCTCTGACACCAACGCTTATGGACCCTAGCGCGAGCAGAAAGAGTGCAGAACTCACTGCTATCACGCTCCAGCGATTGGGCTACCCCCCGTCCACAACACTCACCCTCATCGACGCCCTTGCAGGGACGATCACGAGGGATCGACCGGACCTCAACCCCGACATGGTCACCCAACAACGCCAACGCCTTCAAGCAAGGGCAATGGATACATTGGACCGGCGTCACCGAGCAGAGCTGCGATCCGCACTCGCTCTCAGCCATCATGACGCCTTAACTGGACTGATCAATCGGCGCGGATTTATCGATGCCTTGACGGCAAGCCTGCTCCGAGCAGAGCGTTCCCATACCCAAGTAGCGCTCGCCCTCCTCGACGTCTATGCACTGACCTCCACCGACAAGAGCATCGAATCCGATCCTCGCGATCATGATCGCCTGCTGGTACAGCTGGCGAAACGACTCGGCTCCGTTACACGTTCAACGGACACAGTCGCTCGTCTTGGCGACACCACCTTCGCTCTCCTCGTCGAGGCCGCTCATGACCGCGAGGAGGTACTTGCGATCATCACACGAGAGCTTGGCACAATTGGTTCCTTACGGCCTGTTGTCGAGGATGAAGATCCTCCAGCGTGGTACGCAGGGCTCGCCATCTCATGGCGGGAAAATGCCGACCCAATGCTTTTGCTTAGCATTGCAGAAGGGGCACTCTCACAGGCCCTCGTCACTGGCACGGAGCCTGGCCTCCACCTGGTGACTATGCCAACGGATCACACCCAGCACGAGCCCAGCACTACGGCTGGCCTTCGCTCCACCATCTCCGTTGCAGGGGATAATCTTGAGGTGCGCTACCAGCCGATCGTTGATCTCGGCACTGGACGGATCACCCAGTACGAAGCCCTGGTGCGTCTGCGGGTCGCCTCTGGTCTCGTTGGTCCTGAGGACTTTATCGATACGCTCGTTCGCGAGGAACGGCGCAGGCTCTTTGAGGTCGTGCTCACCCAAGTGGCCGAAGACATCGAAAAGCACGGCGTCGAGACGCCAGTAGCGATCAATATTGAACCCGACCTCATCTCCGATGAGAACTACGCTCGCACGATCATTGCCATCTGGCGTCAACGTGGACTCTTACCTCATCAGCTGAGGATCGAGATCACCGAGAACCAGGATCTCGTCTCGCTCGCCTATGCTCCACTCGCTCTCCTGAAGAGCGCTGGCCATCACATCGCACTCGACGACTTTGGGACTGGATATGCGTCTCTTTCGCGTATCATGAGCTTTCCCTTTGATGAAATCAAGCTCGACCGGGCCTTCTCGGAGCCCATTGACCTACTCAACGTTGGCTTGCCCTTGATGACCGTGGCTATCGATCTGAGCCATCTGATGGAGGTCGAACTCGTCATCGAGGGCATTGAGGATCCACGGATGCTTCCCGTGCTCCATGCCCTCGGGGCACAACTCGGTCAGGGTTATGCACTGAGCCGTCCGTTGCCGATCACCGCGGTGCTCGCTCTTCCCAACCCACTCCCCATCGCTGCTATGCAATCGTACCCCGCCGTCGTCGCAGCGGTACAAGGCTTCCGCTGGGAACGTGCAATCCTCGCGCTCGCTGCCAGTGGGCACGAGGGGCCTCTGGCAGAGAAGGCGTGCCAAGTTGCAAGCAATCTTGGAGACCCCGATCTCATTGCGCTCCATCAGGCCCAGCACGAACTGGCCCAACAGGTGCTCGGTGCCAACGATAGTGCCATGGTAAAGGAATTTTGTCGACTCGGCATCGAACTACGACGTCGTATCTCTACTCGATTGGCCGTCGATTAG
- a CDS encoding prephenate dehydrogenase/arogenate dehydrogenase family protein, translating to MRIGNEVVTPVGIVGLGHMGASLAGALVGNVGVVGYDLNPASMDTVAQRFSITTAESLDDLVRRSQLIVLAVPTPSIEETLDQLDGVAISLGVRPIVCDIASVKSGLVAHEDPPSSLRYVSLHPMAGREGNGAESADPTIFAGANWAVVLSGQEEPEALARALMVPLVLGNGVLPIALAEHDRAIAMISTLPHVTAIALGRLVGQVPDRQLLRRLAAGSIRDGVRVARTDPMRIVEMFYPNRAQLAGAIDALVRELEDCRDHLVDEQWLLAWTRAGHEGACSLDEVGGRNFVLHVSRTMLVSELLRLGAVGAMLVELNAVEGGFVLGLIDGQSSRDTTS from the coding sequence ATGAGGATTGGTAATGAGGTGGTTACGCCGGTAGGTATCGTCGGACTAGGCCATATGGGCGCATCGCTCGCCGGAGCACTCGTTGGCAATGTCGGCGTGGTTGGCTATGATCTGAATCCGGCGTCGATGGATACCGTTGCGCAAAGGTTTTCGATCACGACGGCCGAGTCCCTCGACGATCTTGTTCGACGGAGTCAGTTGATTGTACTTGCTGTTCCGACGCCGTCGATCGAAGAGACGCTCGATCAGCTCGACGGCGTGGCTATCTCGCTTGGCGTCCGCCCAATCGTCTGTGATATCGCATCAGTGAAGAGCGGATTGGTGGCACATGAGGACCCTCCGTCGTCGTTGCGCTATGTGAGTTTGCATCCGATGGCGGGTAGGGAGGGGAATGGGGCCGAGAGCGCAGACCCCACGATTTTTGCGGGCGCCAACTGGGCAGTTGTGCTGTCCGGCCAAGAGGAACCGGAGGCGTTGGCTCGGGCATTGATGGTTCCGCTGGTGTTGGGCAACGGGGTCCTACCGATCGCTTTGGCGGAGCACGACCGTGCTATCGCGATGATCTCGACGTTGCCCCATGTCACTGCGATAGCACTCGGACGCCTTGTCGGCCAGGTGCCGGATCGTCAATTGCTGCGGAGGCTGGCAGCCGGTTCGATACGTGATGGCGTACGTGTGGCTCGAACCGATCCCATGCGGATTGTAGAGATGTTCTACCCAAACCGTGCACAGTTAGCTGGTGCCATCGACGCTCTTGTCCGAGAGTTAGAGGACTGTCGTGACCATTTGGTTGATGAACAGTGGCTGCTCGCGTGGACACGCGCGGGCCATGAGGGGGCGTGCTCTCTCGATGAGGTTGGTGGCAGGAACTTCGTGCTCCATGTATCGCGGACGATGCTGGTGAGTGAGCTCCTTCGCCTTGGAGCAGTTGGTGCCATGCTTGTGGAGCTCAACGCTGTTGAGGGTGGGTTTGTCCTCGGCCTAATCGACGGCCAATCGAGTAGAGATACGACGTCGTAG
- a CDS encoding prephenate dehydratase domain-containing protein: MVNHERPMICFAGPLGSSDHRVIELFGFTDFDPLPMPSVEQVIFTVSTTPGLLGVLPIENSTEGELTLTLDRLIFDAEDAFIIGEAVLAEEIWGFSLNGEASVHTVISHSMILDLCADFIRHRGLHVRHAVSTKAACDEVVSTRDPGLMALAPPSVGAQAGLNAVATEVAQVSELRTRYALVANALPAPTGADRTMLAIVPRFDAVGALSEIANHFKNHDVNMSSILSRPLAGERDVHCFVVVADGHANVEPVRSLLRSLLRAGHQVKLMGCYPRWTAKEVVTPSTQLPRGVLSYEEASGPEA; the protein is encoded by the coding sequence GTGGTGAACCATGAACGGCCGATGATCTGTTTCGCAGGACCGCTTGGCAGCTCTGATCATCGGGTCATTGAGCTCTTTGGTTTTACCGATTTTGATCCGCTTCCCATGCCCTCAGTGGAGCAGGTTATCTTTACGGTATCCACCACACCCGGCCTCCTCGGAGTGCTTCCAATCGAGAACTCAACTGAGGGCGAACTAACGCTTACCCTCGATCGACTGATCTTTGATGCTGAAGATGCGTTTATTATTGGCGAGGCTGTTCTTGCCGAAGAGATCTGGGGATTCTCTCTCAACGGGGAAGCATCGGTTCATACGGTGATCTCTCACTCGATGATCCTTGATCTCTGTGCGGATTTCATTCGTCATCGCGGCTTGCATGTCCGGCATGCTGTCTCCACGAAGGCCGCCTGTGATGAAGTAGTGAGCACCCGAGACCCAGGATTGATGGCGCTCGCGCCGCCGAGTGTCGGTGCACAGGCAGGACTCAATGCCGTGGCGACTGAGGTGGCACAGGTGAGTGAGTTGCGGACCCGGTACGCCTTGGTGGCGAATGCCTTACCTGCTCCAACGGGTGCCGATCGGACGATGCTCGCAATCGTTCCCCGGTTCGACGCTGTTGGCGCGCTGAGCGAGATCGCCAATCACTTTAAAAACCATGATGTCAATATGTCATCGATCCTATCGCGCCCGCTGGCGGGTGAGCGAGATGTCCATTGCTTTGTCGTTGTGGCTGATGGACATGCCAACGTGGAGCCGGTGCGTTCGTTGCTGCGTTCCCTCTTGCGGGCCGGTCATCAAGTCAAGTTGATGGGCTGCTATCCGCGTTGGACAGCCAAAGAGGTCGTCACTCCTTCGACTCAGCTTCCTCGCGGAGTACTCTCCTATGAGGAGGCTTCCGGTCCGGAGGCGTAG